The following coding sequences are from one Pseudomonas oryzae window:
- a CDS encoding electron transfer flavoprotein subunit alpha/FixB family protein, whose product MAILVIAEHNNSALAAATLNTVAAAQQIGGDVHLLVAGSNCGAVAEAASQVAGVAKVLVADSAAFAHQLPENLAPLIVQLVPEQGARGAYSHVLAPATSNGKNVLPRVAALLDVEQISEITKVIGADTFQRPIYAGNAIATVQSSAAVKVITVRSTGFDAVATEVGSASIETVGAACDAGVSSFVGEELAKSERPELTGAKVVVSGGRGMQNGDNFALLYGLADKLGAAVGASRAAVDAGFVPNDMQVGQTGKIVAPQLYVAVGISGAIQHLAGMKDSKVIVAINKDEEAPIFQVADYGLVADLFVAVPELSSLLG is encoded by the coding sequence ATGGCAATCCTGGTAATCGCTGAACACAACAACAGTGCCCTGGCCGCCGCCACCCTCAACACCGTGGCTGCCGCCCAACAGATCGGTGGCGACGTCCACCTGCTGGTCGCCGGCTCCAACTGCGGCGCGGTGGCCGAAGCCGCCTCCCAGGTCGCCGGCGTGGCCAAGGTGTTGGTCGCCGACAGCGCCGCCTTCGCCCATCAGCTGCCGGAAAACCTGGCGCCGCTGATCGTGCAACTGGTTCCAGAGCAGGGAGCCCGTGGTGCCTACAGCCACGTGCTGGCCCCGGCCACCAGCAACGGCAAGAACGTGTTGCCGCGCGTGGCCGCCCTGCTCGATGTCGAGCAGATCTCCGAGATCACCAAGGTCATCGGCGCCGACACCTTCCAGCGGCCGATCTATGCCGGCAACGCCATCGCCACCGTGCAGTCCAGCGCGGCGGTCAAGGTGATCACCGTACGCAGCACCGGCTTCGACGCCGTGGCCACCGAGGTCGGCAGCGCTTCCATCGAGACCGTCGGCGCCGCCTGCGATGCCGGCGTGTCCAGCTTCGTCGGCGAGGAGCTGGCCAAGTCCGAGCGCCCCGAGCTGACCGGCGCCAAGGTGGTGGTGTCCGGCGGTCGCGGCATGCAGAACGGCGACAACTTCGCCCTGCTCTACGGCCTGGCCGACAAGCTCGGCGCCGCGGTGGGCGCCTCGCGCGCGGCGGTGGATGCCGGCTTCGTGCCCAACGACATGCAGGTCGGCCAGACCGGCAAGATCGTCGCGCCGCAGCTGTATGTGGCCGTCGGCATCTCCGGCGCCATCCAGCACCTGGCCGGCATGAAGGACTCCAAGGTGATCGTGGCGATCAACAAGGACGAGGAAGCGCCGATCTTCCAGGTCGCCGACTACGGCCTGGTCGCCGACCTGTTCGTGGCGGTGCCGGAATTGAGCAGTCTGCTCGGCTGA
- a CDS encoding electron transfer flavoprotein subunit beta/FixA family protein: MKTLVAIKRVVDYNVKVRVKADNSGVDLANVKMSMNPFCEIAVEEAVRLKEKGIASEIVVVSIGPATAQEQLRTALALGADRAVLVESNEELGSLAVAKLLKAVVDKEQPQLVILGKQAIDSDNNQTGQMLAALTGFAQGTFASKVEVTGDKVNVTREIDGGLQTVSLNLPAIVTTDLRLNEPRYASLPNIMKAKKKPLDVLTPDALGVSTTSTLKTLKVEAPAARSAGIKVKSVAELVEKLKNEAKVI; this comes from the coding sequence ATGAAAACCCTCGTCGCCATCAAACGCGTGGTCGATTACAACGTCAAGGTCCGCGTCAAGGCGGACAACTCCGGCGTTGACCTCGCCAACGTGAAAATGTCCATGAACCCCTTCTGCGAGATCGCCGTGGAAGAAGCCGTGCGCTTGAAGGAGAAGGGCATCGCCAGCGAAATCGTCGTGGTGTCCATCGGCCCGGCCACCGCCCAGGAGCAGCTGCGCACCGCCCTGGCCCTCGGCGCCGACCGTGCCGTGCTGGTCGAGAGCAACGAGGAGCTGGGCTCGCTGGCCGTCGCCAAGCTATTGAAAGCCGTGGTCGACAAGGAGCAGCCGCAGCTGGTCATCCTCGGCAAGCAGGCCATCGACAGCGACAACAACCAGACCGGGCAGATGCTCGCCGCGCTGACCGGCTTCGCCCAGGGCACCTTCGCATCCAAGGTCGAGGTCACCGGCGACAAGGTCAACGTCACCCGCGAGATCGACGGCGGCCTGCAGACCGTTTCCCTCAACCTGCCGGCCATCGTCACCACCGACCTGCGCCTCAACGAGCCGCGCTACGCCTCGCTGCCGAACATCATGAAGGCCAAGAAAAAGCCGCTCGACGTGCTGACTCCGGACGCTCTGGGCGTGTCCACCACCTCGACGCTGAAGACCCTCAAGGTCGAGGCACCGGCCGCGCGCAGCGCCGGGATCAAGGTCAAGTCGGTGGCCGAACTGGTCGAGAAACTGAAGAACGAAGCGAAGGTGATCTGA
- a CDS encoding CaiB/BaiF CoA transferase family protein, translating into MGALSGYRVLDLSRVLAGPWCGQVLADLGAEVIKIERPGVGDDTRGWGPPFMKTADGADSPEASYYQSTNRNKLSVALNLATPEGQALVRALACECDVLIENYKAGSLAKYGLDYENLAKLNPRLVYCSITGFGLTGPRAEEPGYDFIIQGMGGLMSITGEKDGVPGAGPQKVGVAVSDVMTGLYSVIAIQAALLAREKTGRGQHCDMALLDVQVAMLGNQSQNYLSTGRSPGRLGNAHVNIVPYQVFSASDRDFIIACGNDSQFVALCEAICLPELPQDLRFTKNADRVRNRVVLVEKLAEHFLSDTADNWVTRIHAVKVPVGVINDIGRALDEPQVLARDMLVDIPHALNPGFRMVGSPVKLSDTPVEYQRPAPQLGEHTDDVLKRRLGLDDVRLAELKAQGVIEQLGDL; encoded by the coding sequence ATGGGTGCATTAAGCGGATATCGCGTACTCGACCTCAGCCGCGTACTAGCCGGCCCCTGGTGCGGCCAAGTGCTGGCGGATCTGGGAGCGGAAGTGATCAAGATCGAGCGGCCTGGCGTGGGCGACGACACCCGCGGCTGGGGTCCGCCCTTCATGAAGACCGCGGATGGCGCGGACAGTCCCGAAGCTTCCTATTACCAATCGACCAACCGCAACAAGCTGTCGGTGGCATTGAACCTAGCGACTCCCGAAGGCCAGGCGCTGGTACGTGCCCTGGCTTGCGAATGCGATGTGCTGATCGAGAACTACAAGGCCGGTTCGCTGGCCAAGTACGGGCTGGACTACGAGAACCTGGCGAAGCTCAATCCGCGCCTGGTGTACTGCTCCATCACCGGCTTCGGGCTGACGGGCCCGCGTGCGGAAGAGCCCGGCTACGACTTCATCATCCAGGGCATGGGCGGCCTGATGAGCATCACCGGCGAGAAAGATGGCGTGCCCGGGGCCGGCCCGCAGAAAGTGGGTGTCGCAGTGTCGGACGTGATGACCGGCCTGTATTCCGTCATAGCCATCCAGGCCGCGTTACTTGCGCGCGAGAAAACCGGACGTGGCCAGCATTGCGACATGGCGCTGCTGGACGTGCAGGTGGCGATGCTCGGCAACCAGAGCCAGAACTACCTCAGCACCGGGCGCTCGCCCGGCCGACTGGGCAACGCCCACGTCAATATCGTGCCGTACCAGGTGTTCTCCGCAAGCGATAGGGATTTCATCATCGCCTGCGGCAACGACAGCCAGTTTGTCGCGTTGTGCGAGGCTATCTGCTTGCCGGAACTGCCCCAGGACTTGAGGTTCACCAAGAACGCTGATCGAGTGCGTAACCGTGTGGTGCTCGTCGAGAAGCTGGCCGAACACTTTCTGAGTGATACGGCCGACAACTGGGTTACCAGAATCCATGCGGTCAAGGTGCCGGTCGGTGTGATCAATGACATCGGCCGGGCCCTGGACGAGCCGCAGGTGCTGGCCCGCGACATGCTGGTCGACATTCCCCATGCTCTGAACCCCGGATTCCGCATGGTCGGTAGCCCGGTCAAACTGTCCGACACCCCGGTGGAGTACCAGCGTCCGGCACCGCAACTCGGTGAGCACACCGATGACGTGCTCAAGCGCCGTCTCGGGCTGGATGACGTCCGCCTTGCCGAGCTCAAGGCCCAAGGTGTCATCGAGCAACTCGGCGATCTCTGA
- a CDS encoding 3-oxoadipyl-CoA thiolase, with product MLNAFLYAGLRTPFGRHGGALAPVRPDDLAAHVIRELLDRHGVPGDAIEDVLLGNTNQAGEDSRNVARHAALLAGLPVTVPGQTVNRLCASGLAAIIDAARAVTCGEGELFVAGGVESMSRAPFVMAKAETAYSRDLTVFDSTIGARFPNPKIVAAFGNDSMPQTGDNVAREYGISREQADRFAAASQARYEAARQAGFFNDEIVPVSVSTGRKTPPNVVEQDEHPRPESDEAALARLKPLSEGGVVTAGNASGVNDGAAALLIGSAAAGERYGLVPMARVLSAAAVGVEPRIMGVGPVEAINKALARAGLGLADMGIIEINEAFASQVLGCLSALGVAFDDPRVNPNGGAIAVGHPLGASGARLALSAARQLQRSGQRYAVVSLCIGVGQGLAMVIERV from the coding sequence ATGCTCAATGCTTTCCTGTACGCCGGCCTGCGCACGCCCTTCGGACGACATGGCGGCGCCCTGGCGCCGGTGCGTCCGGACGACCTGGCCGCGCATGTGATCCGCGAACTGCTGGACCGCCACGGCGTGCCGGGCGATGCCATCGAGGACGTGCTCCTCGGCAACACCAACCAGGCCGGCGAGGACAGCCGCAACGTGGCGCGCCATGCCGCACTGCTCGCGGGCCTGCCGGTGACGGTGCCTGGGCAGACGGTCAACCGCCTGTGCGCCAGCGGCCTGGCGGCGATCATCGACGCGGCGCGGGCGGTGACCTGCGGTGAGGGCGAGCTGTTCGTGGCCGGCGGCGTGGAAAGCATGTCGCGCGCGCCCTTCGTGATGGCCAAGGCCGAGACGGCCTACAGCCGCGACCTCACGGTGTTCGACAGCACCATCGGCGCTCGCTTCCCGAATCCGAAGATCGTCGCCGCCTTCGGCAACGACAGCATGCCGCAGACCGGCGACAACGTGGCCCGTGAGTACGGCATCAGCCGCGAGCAAGCCGACCGCTTCGCCGCCGCTTCCCAGGCGCGTTACGAGGCCGCTCGCCAAGCCGGCTTCTTCAACGACGAGATCGTCCCGGTGAGCGTTTCCACCGGACGCAAGACCCCGCCGAACGTGGTCGAGCAGGACGAACATCCGCGGCCGGAGTCCGACGAGGCGGCCCTGGCACGCCTGAAGCCGCTGTCCGAGGGCGGCGTGGTCACCGCCGGCAACGCCTCGGGCGTGAACGACGGCGCTGCCGCGCTGCTGATCGGGTCCGCAGCAGCGGGTGAGCGTTATGGCCTGGTGCCTATGGCGCGCGTGCTGTCGGCCGCAGCGGTGGGTGTGGAGCCGCGCATCATGGGCGTCGGTCCGGTGGAGGCAATCAACAAGGCCTTGGCCCGGGCCGGGCTCGGCCTGGCGGATATGGGCATCATCGAGATCAACGAGGCCTTCGCCTCCCAGGTGCTCGGCTGCCTGAGCGCTCTAGGGGTGGCCTTCGACGATCCGCGGGTCAACCCCAACGGCGGAGCCATTGCTGTGGGCCACCCGCTGGGAGCGTCCGGCGCGCGCCTGGCGCTGAGCGCTGCGCGACAGTTGCAGCGCAGCGGCCAGCGTTACGCTGTGGTGAGTTTGTGCATCGGAGTCGGCCAAGGGCTGGCGATGGTCATCGAGCGCGTGTGA
- a CDS encoding 3-hydroxyacyl-CoA dehydrogenase, which yields MTRIIDRMAIVGTGVMGSGIAQIAAQAGIQVKLFDAREGAAQVARDNLARTLGKLADKGKLSGADVEATLGRLQVAGTLQELADTQLVVEAIVERLDAKQALLGELEAVVSADCILATNTSSFSVTSIARGCRHPERVAGFHFFNPVPLMKVVEVIDGLATDAQVGDCLQALAARMGHRGIRAKDTPGFIINHAGRAYSTEALQILREGVAEPADIDRVLREGLGFRMGPLELFDLTALDVSHPVIESIYNQFYQEPRYRPSPLTRLMLEAGHVGRKVGRGFYRYQDGQMIDPPAPQAVPTVETLPPVWIGAENDTDRERLTGLLEQLGARIEQGTTPSREALCLLAPYGIDATSACSRFATDPARTLCIDLLLDPMRHRCLMQSPATSPAMRAAAHALLAGDGVGVTVINDSVGFIAQRMLAMIVNLAGDIVQQRIASVDDLDEGVRRGLGYPQGPLAWGDSVGAARLLLILDRMTALTGDARYRPGPWLRRRAALGLSLRHAEPALG from the coding sequence ATGACTCGTATTATCGATCGCATGGCCATCGTTGGTACCGGTGTGATGGGCAGCGGTATCGCCCAGATCGCCGCGCAGGCCGGCATCCAGGTGAAACTCTTCGATGCCCGCGAAGGCGCAGCGCAGGTCGCCCGTGACAACCTGGCGCGCACCCTCGGCAAGCTGGCAGACAAGGGCAAGCTCAGCGGCGCCGATGTCGAGGCCACTCTGGGGCGCCTGCAGGTGGCCGGCACCTTGCAAGAACTGGCTGATACACAACTGGTGGTCGAGGCCATCGTCGAGCGCCTGGATGCCAAGCAGGCGTTGCTCGGCGAGCTGGAGGCCGTGGTCTCCGCGGATTGCATCCTGGCCACCAACACTTCGTCGTTCTCGGTCACCAGCATCGCGCGTGGCTGCCGCCACCCCGAACGGGTGGCCGGCTTCCACTTCTTCAACCCGGTACCGCTGATGAAGGTGGTCGAGGTGATCGACGGCCTGGCCACCGACGCGCAGGTGGGCGATTGCCTGCAGGCGCTGGCGGCGCGCATGGGCCATCGCGGCATCCGCGCCAAGGACACCCCCGGATTCATCATCAACCACGCCGGCCGCGCCTACAGCACCGAGGCGCTGCAGATTCTCCGGGAAGGCGTTGCCGAGCCGGCAGATATCGACCGCGTCCTGCGCGAGGGCCTGGGCTTCCGCATGGGCCCGCTGGAGCTGTTCGACCTGACCGCGCTGGACGTGTCGCATCCGGTGATCGAGTCGATCTACAACCAGTTCTACCAGGAGCCGCGCTACCGTCCCTCGCCGCTGACCCGGCTGATGCTCGAGGCCGGCCATGTGGGGCGCAAGGTGGGTCGTGGCTTCTACCGCTATCAGGACGGGCAGATGATCGATCCGCCGGCGCCGCAGGCGGTGCCGACGGTGGAAACGTTGCCGCCGGTGTGGATCGGCGCCGAAAACGACACCGACCGCGAACGACTGACCGGTTTGCTGGAGCAGCTCGGCGCGCGCATTGAGCAGGGCACCACGCCATCGCGCGAGGCGCTATGCCTGCTGGCGCCCTACGGCATCGACGCGACCAGCGCTTGCTCCCGCTTCGCCACCGATCCGGCGCGGACGCTGTGCATCGACCTGCTGCTCGACCCGATGCGCCACCGCTGCCTGATGCAGTCCCCGGCGACCTCTCCGGCGATGCGCGCTGCGGCCCATGCGCTTCTGGCCGGCGACGGCGTCGGGGTCACCGTGATCAACGACAGCGTCGGCTTCATCGCCCAGCGCATGCTGGCGATGATCGTCAACCTGGCCGGTGACATCGTGCAGCAACGCATCGCCAGCGTGGACGATCTCGACGAAGGCGTACGCCGTGGCCTGGGTTATCCGCAGGGACCGCTGGCCTGGGGCGACAGTGTCGGCGCCGCGCGCCTCCTGCTGATTCTCGATCGGATGACCGCGCTGACCGGCGACGCCCGCTACCGCCCGGGGCCCTGGCTGCGCCGCCGGGCCGCCCTCGGCCTATCGCTGCGCCATGCCGAACCGGCGCTGGGTTGA
- a CDS encoding enoyl-CoA hydratase produces MNSEQAKQVVATLQENGVAVVRISRPEAMNALNSHVRQQLAEHFRALAIEPQVRAIVLTGGEKCFVAGADVREFAQASPIEMYRRHTEYLWEAISRCPKPVIAAVNGFALGGGCELAMHCDIIVAGESARLGQPEVKLGLMPGAGGTQRLIRAVGKFQAMRIALTGCLVKAPEALAMGMVSEVVSDEHALPRALELAAEIAALPPLAVAQIKEVMLAGADLPLDSALALERKAFQLLFDSRDQKEGAAAFLEKRKANFQGE; encoded by the coding sequence ATGAACTCAGAGCAAGCCAAACAGGTGGTGGCGACTCTCCAGGAAAACGGTGTGGCCGTTGTACGGATCAGTCGCCCCGAGGCGATGAACGCCCTCAACAGCCATGTGCGTCAGCAACTGGCCGAGCATTTCCGGGCCTTGGCCATCGAGCCGCAGGTACGGGCGATCGTCCTTACCGGTGGCGAAAAGTGCTTCGTAGCTGGCGCTGATGTCCGCGAGTTCGCCCAGGCCAGCCCCATCGAAATGTACCGCCGGCACACCGAGTACCTGTGGGAGGCCATCAGCCGCTGCCCGAAACCGGTGATCGCAGCGGTGAACGGCTTCGCCCTGGGCGGCGGCTGCGAGCTGGCCATGCATTGCGACATCATCGTCGCCGGCGAGTCGGCCCGCCTCGGCCAGCCAGAGGTCAAGCTGGGTCTGATGCCCGGCGCTGGCGGCACCCAGCGCCTGATCCGCGCGGTGGGCAAGTTCCAGGCCATGCGTATCGCCCTGACTGGCTGCCTGGTCAAGGCGCCGGAAGCCCTGGCCATGGGCATGGTCAGCGAAGTGGTGAGCGACGAGCACGCCCTGCCGCGCGCCCTGGAGTTGGCCGCGGAGATCGCCGCGCTACCGCCGCTGGCGGTGGCGCAGATCAAGGAGGTGATGTTGGCCGGTGCTGATCTGCCGCTGGACAGTGCTCTGGCGTTGGAGCGCAAAGCCTTCCAGTTGCTGTTCGACTCCCGTGACCAGAAGGAGGGTGCCGCAGCCTTCCTCGAAAAGCGCAAAGCCAACTTCCAGGGGGAGTGA
- a CDS encoding IclR family transcriptional regulator produces the protein MRHNRTDSQASASTDHETELELLEKGLLDPVSALSEEENSGQFVTALARGLELLRCFSPRENVLGNQDLARKTGLPKPTVTRLTNTLMRLGCLKREIHSGKYQLDVGVLGFGYSMLSNLSIRSVAHPLMEELANHAQAAVAMAARDRLQMVYLDVVQGEGNMTMRRQIGSYLPLAQSSVGRACLAAMPESEREFLIDHIRQRDLEQWPSIRKGLDRAFRDYADYGYCLSIGEWHRDVNSVAVPLLHPQYGLLAFNCGGPSFQLTRDRLEDDIGPRLINMVNNIGAAAR, from the coding sequence ATGCGCCACAACAGGACGGATTCGCAGGCATCCGCATCGACTGATCACGAGACTGAACTGGAGCTGCTTGAGAAGGGGCTTCTCGATCCGGTGTCAGCCCTGAGTGAAGAGGAAAATAGCGGCCAGTTCGTTACCGCGCTGGCGCGGGGGCTGGAGTTGCTGCGTTGCTTCAGCCCGCGTGAAAACGTGCTCGGCAATCAGGACCTGGCCAGAAAGACCGGCCTGCCTAAGCCGACGGTGACAAGGCTTACCAACACCTTGATGCGGCTGGGCTGCCTGAAGCGCGAAATTCATTCGGGTAAGTACCAGCTGGATGTGGGAGTGCTGGGCTTCGGCTATTCGATGCTCTCGAATTTGTCGATTCGCTCCGTAGCACACCCACTGATGGAGGAACTGGCGAATCACGCTCAGGCTGCGGTTGCCATGGCTGCCCGTGATCGACTGCAGATGGTTTATCTGGATGTGGTGCAAGGCGAGGGGAACATGACCATGCGCCGACAGATCGGCAGCTACCTGCCGCTGGCTCAGAGCTCGGTGGGCCGGGCGTGCCTGGCGGCGATGCCAGAGAGCGAACGGGAGTTTCTGATCGATCACATCCGCCAGCGTGATCTGGAGCAATGGCCGTCCATCCGCAAGGGGCTGGACCGCGCCTTCAGGGACTACGCCGACTACGGCTACTGCCTGTCTATCGGCGAATGGCATCGCGACGTCAATTCCGTCGCCGTGCCCTTGCTACATCCGCAGTACGGGCTGCTGGCCTTCAACTGCGGAGGACCGAGCTTCCAACTGACACGGGATAGGCTCGAGGACGACATCGGGCCCCGCCTGATCAACATGGTTAACAACATTGGCGCTGCCGCTCGCTGA
- a CDS encoding acyl-CoA dehydrogenase family protein, which produces MIRDPETLQLLLDSIHQFVDEALIPRENEVAETDAIPQDIIEQMREMGLFGLTIPEEFGGLGVTMEEEVNIAFELGRTSPAFRSYIGTNNGIGSIGILLDGTPEQKDRYLPKLAAGECLSSFCLTEPDSGSDAASLKTTAVRDGDFYVINGTKRFITNAPHAGIFTVMARTNPEIKGAGGISSFIVEAGTLGVTIGKRDHKMGQKGAHTADVIFENVRVPAANLIGGKEGVGFKTAMKVLDKGRLHIAALSVGAAERMLADTLQYAIERKQFGQPIAEFQLIQGMLADSKAEIYAARCMVLDAARKRDEGLNVSTEASCAKMFATEMCGRVADRGVQIHGGAGYISEYAIERFYRDVRLFRLYEGTTQIQQVIIARNMIREAQR; this is translated from the coding sequence ATGATCCGTGACCCAGAAACCCTGCAGCTTCTGTTGGATTCGATCCACCAGTTCGTCGACGAAGCGTTGATCCCTCGCGAAAACGAAGTTGCAGAGACCGACGCCATCCCGCAGGACATCATCGAGCAGATGCGTGAGATGGGCCTGTTCGGTCTGACCATCCCGGAAGAGTTCGGCGGCCTGGGCGTCACCATGGAAGAAGAGGTGAACATCGCCTTCGAACTCGGCCGCACCTCCCCCGCATTCCGCTCCTACATCGGCACCAACAATGGCATCGGCTCCATCGGCATCCTGCTCGACGGCACCCCTGAGCAGAAGGACCGCTACCTGCCGAAGCTGGCGGCCGGCGAGTGCCTCAGCTCCTTCTGCCTGACCGAGCCGGACTCGGGTTCCGACGCCGCCTCACTGAAGACCACCGCAGTGCGCGACGGCGACTTCTACGTCATCAACGGCACTAAGCGCTTCATCACCAACGCTCCGCACGCAGGCATTTTCACTGTGATGGCCCGCACCAACCCGGAGATCAAAGGCGCTGGTGGCATTAGCTCGTTCATCGTCGAAGCCGGCACGCTGGGTGTCACCATCGGCAAGCGCGACCACAAGATGGGCCAGAAGGGTGCCCACACCGCCGACGTGATCTTCGAGAACGTGCGCGTTCCGGCCGCCAACCTGATTGGCGGCAAGGAAGGGGTGGGATTCAAGACCGCCATGAAGGTGCTGGACAAGGGCCGCCTGCACATCGCCGCGCTGTCGGTCGGCGCCGCCGAACGCATGCTCGCAGACACGCTGCAGTACGCCATCGAGCGCAAGCAGTTCGGCCAGCCCATCGCCGAGTTCCAGCTGATCCAAGGCATGCTGGCCGACAGTAAGGCTGAGATATACGCCGCCCGCTGCATGGTGCTGGACGCTGCACGCAAGCGCGACGAGGGCCTGAACGTCAGCACCGAAGCCTCCTGCGCCAAGATGTTCGCCACCGAGATGTGCGGCCGCGTAGCCGATCGTGGAGTGCAGATTCATGGCGGCGCAGGCTACATCAGCGAATACGCCATTGAGCGCTTCTACCGAGACGTGCGCCTGTTCCGCCTGTACGAGGGTACGACCCAGATCCAGCAGGTGATCATCGCCCGCAACATGATCCGCGAAGCTCAGCGCTAG
- the tnpB gene encoding IS66 family insertion sequence element accessory protein TnpB (TnpB, as the term is used for proteins encoded by IS66 family insertion elements, is considered an accessory protein, since TnpC, encoded by a neighboring gene, is a DDE family transposase.) yields the protein MIRIERIWLASEPMDMRAGTKTALARVVAVFGAAQSHCAYLFANKRANRMKVLVHDGFGVWLASRRLNQGRFV from the coding sequence ATGATCCGCATTGAACGCATCTGGCTGGCCAGCGAGCCTATGGACATGCGTGCCGGAACGAAAACGGCGCTGGCCAGGGTGGTGGCGGTCTTCGGCGCAGCGCAGTCGCACTGCGCGTATCTGTTCGCCAACAAGCGAGCCAACCGCATGAAAGTGCTGGTGCATGATGGCTTCGGTGTCTGGCTGGCCTCGCGCCGGCTGAACCAGGGACGCTTTGTGTGA
- a CDS encoding transposase, translated as MQHRSYSKAFKAQVVQECSLPGNKIASVSLSHGINTNVVHQWRRLAACQPSTETLPAFPPVTLESPARSVVSREAEIRIEIPHRRTTLALYCRRQMPMTAPGSCVSSCNDPH; from the coding sequence ATGCAGCATCGTTCTTATTCCAAGGCCTTCAAGGCGCAAGTCGTGCAGGAGTGCAGCCTGCCCGGCAACAAGATTGCCAGCGTGTCCCTGAGCCACGGCATCAACACCAATGTGGTTCATCAATGGCGAAGGCTGGCGGCCTGCCAACCGTCGACCGAAACACTGCCCGCATTTCCCCCGGTGACGCTGGAGTCGCCCGCTCGATCAGTGGTTTCCAGGGAGGCAGAGATTCGCATCGAGATTCCCCATCGTCGCACGACCCTGGCCTTGTACTGCCGGCGGCAGATGCCGATGACTGCGCCCGGTTCATGCGTGAGCTCCTGCAATGATCCGCATTGA